A section of the Pseudomonas prosekii genome encodes:
- a CDS encoding urease accessory protein UreF gives MNPAWALLRLASPQLPIGGYSYSQGLEMAVDNGRVTDAESARRWISDQLLLNLARFEAPLLLAHCVAAADDNWCELLQRCEEHRASRETRELHQESRQMGYSLQQLLNGLPELDLPARAFLEQRPEPHLALGWALAARAWGIQAQDALAAWLWSWLENQLAVLMKTLPLGQQAAQRLTSQLLPLLQEAQQHATRINPEHVGSAAFGLSLACMGHERQYSRLFRS, from the coding sequence ATGAACCCAGCCTGGGCGCTGCTGCGCCTGGCCAGTCCGCAATTGCCGATTGGCGGCTACAGCTATTCACAAGGCCTGGAAATGGCCGTGGATAACGGCCGCGTGACGGACGCCGAGAGTGCGCGACGCTGGATCAGTGATCAATTGTTGCTCAACCTTGCGCGTTTCGAAGCGCCGTTGCTGCTGGCGCATTGCGTCGCCGCTGCCGACGACAATTGGTGCGAATTGTTGCAACGCTGCGAGGAGCACCGCGCCAGTCGCGAAACCCGTGAGCTGCATCAGGAAAGTCGGCAGATGGGCTACTCGTTGCAGCAATTGCTCAATGGTTTGCCGGAACTCGACTTGCCGGCGCGGGCCTTTCTCGAACAACGCCCCGAGCCGCATCTGGCACTCGGCTGGGCGTTGGCCGCACGGGCCTGGGGCATCCAGGCGCAAGACGCCTTGGCCGCGTGGCTGTGGAGTTGGCTGGAAAACCAGTTGGCGGTGCTGATGAAAACCCTGCCGCTGGGCCAGCAAGCCGCGCAACGCCTGACCAGCCAATTGCTGCCGCTGCTGCAAGAAGCCCAGCAACACGCGACCCGCATCAATCCCGAACACGTGGGCAGCGCCGCTTTCGGCCTG
- a CDS encoding TetR family transcriptional regulator, which translates to MLPRAEQKQQTRNALMDAARHLMECGRGFGSLSLREVAKTAGIVPTGFYRHFADMDELGLVLVSEVGQTFRETIRLVRHNEFVMGGIIDASVRIFLDVVSANRSQFLFLAREQYGGSMPVRQAIGRLREDISSDLAADLSLMPKLQHLDIAGLNVMADLIVKSVFATLPDIIDPPVQALPEHLTPQAKITQQLRFIFIGLKHWQGLGSTE; encoded by the coding sequence ATGCTGCCCCGCGCCGAACAGAAACAACAGACCCGCAACGCCTTGATGGACGCCGCTCGGCATCTGATGGAGTGCGGCCGAGGATTCGGCAGCCTGAGCCTGCGTGAAGTGGCGAAAACCGCCGGGATCGTGCCCACCGGTTTCTACCGGCATTTCGCCGATATGGACGAACTGGGCCTGGTGCTGGTCAGCGAAGTCGGCCAGACCTTCCGCGAAACCATCCGCCTGGTACGCCATAACGAATTCGTCATGGGCGGCATCATCGATGCCTCGGTGCGGATCTTTCTCGATGTGGTCAGCGCCAACCGCTCGCAATTTCTGTTTCTCGCCCGCGAGCAGTACGGCGGTTCGATGCCGGTACGTCAGGCGATTGGCCGTTTGCGCGAAGACATCAGTTCCGACCTCGCGGCCGACTTGTCGCTGATGCCGAAATTGCAGCATCTGGACATCGCCGGGCTGAATGTCATGGCCGACCTGATCGTCAAAAGCGTGTTCGCGACCTTGCCCGACATTATTGATCCGCCCGTCCAGGCATTGCCCGAGCACCTGACACCTCAGGCAAAGATCACGCAGCAATTGCGTTTCATCTTTATCGGGCTGAAGCACTGGCAAGGGCTCGGCAGCACTGAGTAA
- a CDS encoding AsmA family protein, protein MTRTSKIITWTLSSLVVLLAILVLVIVFFDWNRIKPPLNAKVSEELHRPFAINGNLAVVWRRELDEAGWRSWVPWPHVVAEELSLGNPDWSKQPQMVTLKRVELRISPLALLAQRVVIPRIDLTEPNAELQRLADGRANWTFKFDPKDPNAEPSNWVVDIGAIGFDKGHVTLDDQSLKTQLDVLIDPLGKPIPFSDIVGDKAAKTAVEKGAAPQDYAFAIKVKGQYHQQKLTGEGKIGGLLALQDAAKPFPLQAKAQIADTRVELAGTLTDPLNLGALDLRLKLAGSSLANLYPLTGVTLPDSPPYATDGHLIAKLHDANGAQFRYEGFNGKIGDSDIHGDLAYVASKPRPKLSGALVSNQLLFADLAPLIGADSNAKQKARGGESKQPTGKVLPVEEFKTERWRDMDADVEFTGKRIVHSEKLPFNDLYTHVVLTDGVLSLEPLRFGVAGGKLDAQIRLNGRTEPLEGQAKLTARGFKLKELFPTFEPMKTSFGELNGDANIAGRGNSVAALLGSSNGKLKMLINDGAISRELMELAGLNVGNYVVGKIFGDKEVKINCAAADFDIKTGLATTQLFVFDTENAIIYIDGNANMATEQLDLTVTPESKGWRLISLRSPLYVRGKFIKPDAGVKAVPLMLRGAGMVALGVIAAPAAGLLALVAPSGGEPNQCEPLLQQMKAGKAPVTVKPSK, encoded by the coding sequence ATGACGCGCACTTCTAAAATAATCACCTGGACCCTTTCCTCCCTGGTCGTGCTGTTGGCGATCCTGGTTTTGGTCATCGTGTTCTTCGATTGGAACCGGATCAAACCGCCGCTCAACGCCAAAGTTTCCGAAGAGCTGCACCGACCGTTTGCCATCAACGGCAACCTCGCGGTGGTGTGGCGCCGTGAACTCGATGAGGCCGGCTGGCGCTCATGGGTGCCGTGGCCGCACGTGGTTGCCGAGGAGTTGAGCCTGGGCAACCCGGACTGGTCGAAACAGCCGCAGATGGTCACGCTCAAGCGCGTCGAACTGCGCATCTCGCCGCTGGCCCTGCTGGCGCAGCGCGTGGTCATCCCGCGCATCGACCTCACCGAACCCAACGCCGAGCTGCAACGCCTGGCCGATGGCCGCGCGAACTGGACGTTCAAATTCGACCCGAAAGACCCGAACGCCGAGCCTTCGAATTGGGTGGTCGACATCGGCGCCATCGGTTTCGACAAGGGCCACGTCACCCTCGACGACCAGAGTTTGAAAACCCAGCTCGACGTGTTGATCGATCCGCTGGGCAAGCCTATTCCGTTCAGTGACATCGTCGGTGACAAAGCCGCGAAAACTGCGGTGGAAAAGGGCGCAGCGCCGCAGGACTACGCGTTTGCGATCAAGGTCAAAGGCCAGTATCACCAGCAGAAACTCACCGGCGAAGGCAAGATCGGCGGTTTGCTCGCCTTGCAGGACGCGGCCAAGCCGTTTCCGCTGCAAGCGAAAGCGCAGATCGCCGACACCCGTGTCGAGCTCGCGGGCACGCTGACTGATCCGCTCAACCTGGGTGCTTTGGACCTGCGGCTGAAACTCGCCGGCAGCAGCCTGGCCAATCTGTACCCGCTGACCGGCGTGACGCTGCCGGATTCGCCGCCGTATGCCACCGACGGCCACTTGATTGCCAAGCTGCATGACGCGAACGGCGCGCAGTTCCGCTATGAAGGCTTCAACGGCAAGATCGGCGACAGCGATATTCATGGCGATCTGGCGTATGTCGCCAGCAAGCCTCGGCCGAAACTCAGCGGCGCGCTGGTTTCCAATCAACTGTTGTTCGCCGATCTGGCGCCGCTGATTGGTGCCGATTCCAACGCCAAGCAAAAGGCCCGTGGCGGCGAGAGCAAGCAGCCGACGGGCAAAGTGTTGCCGGTCGAGGAGTTCAAAACCGAGCGCTGGCGCGATATGGACGCCGATGTCGAATTCACCGGCAAGCGCATCGTCCACAGCGAGAAACTGCCGTTCAATGACCTCTATACCCACGTGGTGTTGACTGACGGCGTGCTCAGCCTCGAACCGCTGCGCTTCGGCGTCGCCGGCGGCAAACTGGATGCGCAGATTCGCCTGAATGGCCGCACCGAACCGTTGGAGGGCCAGGCAAAACTGACGGCGCGGGGCTTCAAGCTCAAGGAGCTGTTCCCGACCTTTGAACCGATGAAAACCAGTTTCGGTGAGCTGAATGGCGACGCCAACATTGCCGGGCGCGGCAACTCGGTCGCCGCATTGTTGGGCAGCTCCAACGGCAAACTGAAAATGTTGATCAATGACGGCGCGATCAGCCGTGAGTTGATGGAACTGGCGGGGCTTAACGTCGGCAACTACGTGGTCGGCAAGATCTTTGGCGACAAGGAAGTGAAGATCAACTGCGCTGCGGCGGACTTTGATATCAAGACCGGCCTGGCGACCACGCAGTTGTTCGTCTTCGATACCGAGAACGCGATTATCTACATCGACGGCAACGCCAACATGGCCACCGAGCAACTGGACCTGACGGTGACGCCGGAATCGAAAGGCTGGCGTTTGATATCGCTGCGTTCGCCGCTGTACGTGCGCGGCAAATTCATCAAGCCGGACGCCGGCGTCAAAGCCGTGCCGCTGATGTTGCGCGGGGCGGGGATGGTTGCGTTGGGCGTGATTGCTGCACCGGCGGCAGGCTTGCTGGCACTGGTCGCACCGAGTGGCGGCGAACCGAACCAGTGC
- the ureE gene encoding urease accessory protein UreE, translating to MLVIHRRIDPQPVWAAELHLTFEARSKSRLRCFSAEQEDVGLFLERGQPPLYDGECLQAEDGRVVRVCARPEQLLHVTCANSFELTRAAYHLGNRHVALQVGDGWLRLLDDYVLQAMLEQLDANVENIEAPFQPEHGAYGGGHHHSRHGDEDFNYPPKLHQFGVRL from the coding sequence ATGCTGGTGATTCATCGCAGAATCGACCCTCAACCCGTCTGGGCCGCCGAGTTGCACCTGACCTTCGAAGCCCGGAGCAAAAGTCGTTTGCGCTGTTTCAGTGCCGAACAGGAAGACGTCGGGTTGTTTCTCGAACGGGGCCAGCCGCCGCTGTATGACGGCGAATGCCTGCAGGCCGAAGACGGCCGCGTGGTGCGGGTTTGTGCGCGCCCCGAACAACTGCTCCACGTCACCTGCGCCAACAGTTTCGAACTGACCCGCGCGGCTTATCACTTGGGCAACCGCCACGTGGCGCTACAGGTCGGCGATGGCTGGCTGCGCCTGCTCGACGATTACGTGCTCCAAGCCATGCTTGAACAGCTGGATGCCAATGTTGAAAACATCGAAGCGCCGTTCCAGCCGGAACATGGCGCCTACGGTGGCGGCCATCACCATTCGCGGCACGGCGACGAAGATTTCAACTACCCGCCGAAACTGCACCAATTCGGCGTGCGTTTATGA